Proteins from a genomic interval of Topomyia yanbarensis strain Yona2022 unplaced genomic scaffold, ASM3024719v1 HiC_scaffold_127, whole genome shotgun sequence:
- the LOC131694725 gene encoding RNA polymerase-associated protein CTR9 homolog, with protein MAAPIEIPLRDTDEVIELDPEQLPDGEEVLGILRQERSQLNTWVTVALAYYKQVKTDDFIKILEASRIDANITYRDFEKDQMRAYDMLAAYYVQEANREKSKDKKRELFMKATHLYTTADKIIMYDQNHLLGRAYFCLLEGDKMEQADAQFNFVLNQSPSNIPSLLGKACIAFNKKDYRGALAFYKKALRTNPNCPAAVRLGMGHCFLKMNNQEKAKLAFQRALDLDPQCVGALVGLAILKLNLHEPESNRLGVQMLSKAYTIDSTNPMVLNHLANHFFFKKDYQKVQHLALHAFHNTENEAMRAESCYQLARAFHVQQDYDQAFQYYYQSTQFAPVNFVLPHFGLGQMYIYRGDSENAAQCFEKVLKAQPGNYETMKILGSLYASSSSQSKRDIAKSHLKKVTEQFPDDVEAWIELAQILEQNDLQGSLQAYATATHILTDKVKADIPPEILNNVAALHYRLGNLNEAMSKLEFAIDRAKTEAQHDSQYYDSISVTMTYNLARLNEAMASFDKADKLYKDILKEHPNYIDCYLRLGCMARDKGLIFVASDFFKDALKINMENPDTRSLLGNLHLAKMQWTLGQKNFETILKNPATSSDAYSLIALGNFWLQSLHQPSKDKEKEKKHQEKALAIYKQVLRNDPKNIWAANGIGAVLAHKGCIIEARDIFAQVREATADFCDVWLNIAHIYVEQKQYISAIQMYENCLKKFYKHNNVDVMQYLARAYFRAGKLKEAKMTLLKARRVAPQDTVLLFNIALVLQRLAMVVLRDEKSILSVVLQAVHELGLAHKYFNYLSIHGDKTRYNIALAATEASQCQDLLQQAQYHVSRARKIDEEDRVLRQKQELEREEFKRRQMEERLRMEEMRRKAHEEMLVKRQEYKEKTKNALFFVESGPDPKKKGGRGRKDYISDSDASGPGGSGEEGGPSKERKRKEPGEKKKRKPGAGRKKKGKAPRGSGSESEEDSAPKKRGRKKGSLGSKKMKKMEEGLSQKQKSRIVSKATVSTSESDSDRSRLKIASGDDSGSGNSGPNAKRKRVIASGSESGSDRSRSRSRSKSGSRSRSGSRSVSRSRSKSGSRSRSKSGSRSRSGSRRSKSGSRSRSGSRSGSGSRSGSGSRQASPISRKSVSGSGSD; from the exons ATGGCGGCACCAATTGAAATACCGCTCCGGGACACGGATGAG GTTATCGAATTGGATCCGGAACAACTACCGGACGGTGAAGAAGTGTTGGGAATTCTGCGTCAGGAGCGGTCTCAATTGAATACCTGGGTCACTGTTGCG CTTGCATATTACAAGCAAGTTAAGACCGATGACTTCATCAAAATCTTGGAAGCGTCTCGCATCGACGCCAATATTACCTATCGAGATTTCGAGAAGGACCAGATGCGAGCGTACGATATGTTGGCGGCGTACTATGTACAGGAAGCGAACCGGGAAAAGTCAAAGGACAAAAAGAGGGAACTATTCATGAAGGCCACCCATCTGTACACTACGGCCGATAAGATCATCATGTATGACCAAAATCATCTCTTGGGTCGGGCCTATTTTTGTTTACTGGAAGGGGACAAAATGGAGCAAGCTGATGCACAGTTCAATTTTGTGCTGAATCAATCGCCTTCAAATATTCCGTCGCTGTTGGGTAAGGCTTGCATTGCATTTAACAAGAAAGATTACCGTGGAGCGTTGGCTTTTTACAAGAAAGCCCTACGAACTAATCCGAACTGTCCGGCTGCTGTACGACTTGGTATGGGGCATTGCTTCCTGAAGATGAACAATCAGGAAAAGGCAAA ATTGGCATTTCAAAGAGCCTTGGATTTGGATCCGCAATGTGTCGGAGCTCTGGTTGGTTTGGCTATACTGAAACTCAACTTGCATGAACCCGAATCCAATCGACTTGGTGTTCAAATGCTTTCCAAGGCTTACACAATCGACTCTACTAATCCGATGGTTCTAAATCATCTGGCCAATCATTTCTTTTTCAAGAAAGATTATCAAAAAGTACAACATCTCGCACTGCATGCCTTTCACAATACAGAAAATGAAGCAATGCGAGCGGAGAGTTGTTATCAGTTGGCAAGAGCATTCCACGTCCAGCAGGATTATGATCAAGCTTTTCAGTACTACTATCAATCGACACAGTTTGCTCCGGTTAACTTTGTCCTGCCGCATTTTGGTTTAGGTCAAATGTACATATATAGAGGGGACTCGGAAAAT GCTGCTCAATGCTTCGAGAAGGTCCTGAAAGCCCAACCGGGTAACTATGAAACTATGAAGATTCTTGGTTCTCTGTATGCTAGCTCATCATCTCAGTCAAAGCGGGACATCGCCAAGAGTCATCTGAAGAAAGTTACGGAACAGTTTCCGGACGATGTTGAGGCTTGGATTGAGTTAGCCCAGATATTGGAGCAAAATGATTTACAGGGATCGCTACAAGCTTACGCCACAGCAACACACATTTTAACGGATAAAGTTAAAGCTGACATCCCGCCGGAAATTTTAAACAACGTAGCCGCACTTCACTATCGTCTCGGCAATTTAAATGAAGCAATGAGCAAATTGGAGTTTGCGATCGACCGTGCTAAAACGGAAGCTCAACACGATTCGCAGTATTACGATTCTATTTCGGTGACAATGACGTATAACTTGGCGAGGTTGAACGAGGCGATGGCCTCGTTCGATAAGGCCGACAAATTGTACAAGGATATTTTGAAAGAGCATCCAAACTACATCGATTGCTATTTACGGCTGGGTTGTATGGCACGAGACAAAGGTTTGATTTTCGTGGCGTCCGATTTCTTCAAGGATGCCCTAAAGATTAACATGGAGAATCCGGACACCCGTTCGCTGCTCGGTAATTTGCATTTAGCAAAGATGCAGTGGACGCTGGGTCAGAAGAATTTCGAAACTATCCTGAAGAATCCAGCCACTTCCAGCGATGCGTACTCGTTGATTGCATTGGGCAACTTTTGGCTGCAGAGTTTGCACCAGCCTAGCAAGGATAAGGAAAAGGAGAAAAAACATCAGGAGAAGGCGCTGGCCATCTACAAGCAGGTGCTGAGGAACGATCCAAAAAATATTTGGGCCGCCAATGGAATTGGAGCGGTGCTGGCTCACAAGGGCTGCATCATCGAGGCGCGTGATATATTTGCGCAG GTTCGCGAAGCCACAGCGGATTTCTGCGATGTCTGGTTGAACATTGCACACATCTACGTGGAACAGAAGCAGTACATCAGCGCAATCCAGATGTACGAAAACTGTCTGAAGAAGTTCTACAAGCACAACAACGTCGACGTGATGCAGTATCTGGCACGAGCATATTTCCGCGCCGGTAAATTGAAGGAAGCCAAGATGACACTGCTTAAAGCACGTCGTGTTGCTCCCCAAGACACCGTGCTGCTGTTCAatattgcactggttttgcaacGTCTGGCCATGGTAGTTCTGCGGGATGAGAAATCCATTCTGAGTGTTGTCCTGCAAGCGGTACACGAGCTGGGATTGGCTCACAAATATTTCAACTATCTGTCCATTCATGGCGACAAAACGAGGTATAACATCGCACTAGCTGCGACTGAGGCCAGCCAGTGTCAGGATCTGTTGCAACAAGCTCAGTACCACGTTTCTCGGGCCAGGAAAATTGACGAGGAAGATCGTGTGCTCCGCCAGAAGCAGGAACTGGAACGGGAAGAATTCAAACGGCGTCAAATGGAGGAAAGGTTGCGGATGGAAGAGATGCGTCGCAAGGCTCACGAGGAGATGCTTGTCAAGCGGCAGGAATACAAGGAGAAGACGAAAAATGCCTTGTTCTTTGTCGAATCGGGACCCGACCCAAAGAAAAAGGGTGGCCGTGGTCGCAAAGATTACATTTCCGATTCGGATGCTTCTGGTCCCGGTGGAAGTGGAGAGGAAGGTGGTCCGTCGAAGGAACGGAAGCGAAAGGAACCCGGAGAAAAGAAAAAGCGCAAACCCGGTGCCGGGCGTAAGAAGAAGGGCAAAGCTCCTAGAGGATCAGGTTCGGAGAGCGAGGAGGATTCGGCGCCGAAAAAGCGTGGTCGCAAGAAGGGCTCTTTAGGATCTAAGAAGATGAAGAAAATGGAAGAAGGTCTTTCGCAGAAGCAGAAATCGAGAATTGTTTCCAAGGCCACCGTTTCGACAAGTGAATCCGATAGCGATAGAAGCCGGCTCAAAATTGCAAGCGGTGACGATTCAGGTTCCGGTAATAGTGGCCCGAACGCAAAGCGTAAGCGTGTTATCGCTTCTGGATCGGAGAGTGGCTCGGACAGATCTCGGTCCCGTTCTCGTTCCAAGTCCGGTAGCCGTAGCCGGAGTGGTTCGCGTTCGGTTTCTAGATCTAGATCGAAATCGGGTAGTCGATCACGATCTAAATCTGGCAGCCGTTCTCGGTCAGGTTCCAGACGGTCAAAGTCAGGCAGTCGCTCGAGATCGGGAAGTCGCTCGGGGTCAGGTTCGAGATCGGGATCTGGCAGCCGGCAAGCATCTCCTATATCTAGAAAATCCGTATCAGGATCTGGATCAGATTAA